A genomic region of Lachnoclostridium edouardi contains the following coding sequences:
- a CDS encoding sugar ABC transporter ATP-binding protein, with amino-acid sequence MEQGVVLTMRNISKNFPGVKALQNVDFTLRKGEIHALMGENGAGKSTLIKVLTGVEEFEAGEIMIDGSSHAIINKSPQEAQKNGISTVYQEVNLCPNLSVAENLFIGREPKKGGLIDWKTMNKRSKELLESLDIHVDVTMAIENYSIAIQQMLAIARAVDMSAKVLILDEPTSSLDDSEVEKLFVLMNRLKSQGVGIVFVTHFLEQVYAVCDRITVLRNGELVGEFTTEALPRVQLVAKMMGKDFDDLAALKKEGEEAKTGGEVVIKAEGLGHRGTIKPFDLTIRKGEVIGLTGLLGSGRSELARSIYGADKADSGELYVNGNKLHVNAPLDAMMHGMAYLPENRKEEGIIADLSVRENLIIALQAKRGMFHLMSKKEQEDFTDEYIKVLQIKTASRETPIKQLSGGNQQKVILGRWLLTNPDFLILDEPTRGIDIGTKTEIQKLVLEMADKGMAVMFISSEIEEMLRTCSRMAVLRDGSKVGELSGNELNQESIMKTIAGGGK; translated from the coding sequence ATGGAACAGGGAGTTGTCCTTACAATGAGGAATATCAGCAAAAATTTCCCAGGTGTAAAAGCCCTGCAGAATGTGGATTTCACTTTGCGCAAGGGAGAAATCCATGCGCTGATGGGGGAAAACGGTGCAGGAAAGTCCACGCTGATTAAGGTTCTCACTGGAGTAGAGGAGTTTGAAGCAGGAGAAATTATGATTGACGGCAGTTCGCACGCCATCATTAATAAATCTCCTCAGGAAGCACAGAAAAACGGTATCAGCACAGTGTATCAGGAAGTAAACCTTTGTCCCAACCTATCTGTGGCAGAAAATCTGTTTATTGGCAGAGAGCCGAAAAAGGGGGGACTGATCGACTGGAAGACTATGAACAAACGGTCAAAGGAGCTGCTGGAAAGTCTGGACATTCATGTGGATGTTACTATGGCCATTGAAAATTATTCTATTGCTATTCAGCAGATGCTTGCTATTGCACGTGCGGTGGATATGTCTGCTAAGGTATTGATTTTAGACGAGCCTACGTCCTCCTTGGATGACAGTGAGGTAGAAAAGCTGTTTGTACTGATGAACCGCTTAAAATCACAGGGAGTAGGAATTGTCTTTGTCACTCACTTCCTGGAGCAGGTGTACGCAGTGTGCGACAGAATTACAGTTTTAAGAAACGGGGAGCTGGTAGGCGAGTTTACTACAGAGGCTCTTCCTAGAGTTCAGTTAGTTGCCAAGATGATGGGCAAGGATTTTGATGATCTGGCGGCGCTGAAAAAAGAAGGCGAGGAAGCTAAGACTGGCGGCGAAGTGGTTATTAAGGCAGAGGGACTTGGGCATAGGGGGACCATTAAGCCCTTTGATCTTACAATCCGCAAAGGCGAGGTTATCGGTCTTACAGGACTTTTGGGTTCAGGACGTTCTGAATTGGCCAGAAGTATTTACGGGGCTGATAAGGCAGATTCCGGAGAGCTTTACGTGAATGGAAATAAGCTTCATGTGAACGCGCCTTTAGACGCTATGATGCACGGTATGGCATACTTGCCTGAAAACAGAAAAGAGGAGGGTATTATTGCAGATTTATCTGTTCGTGAAAATCTGATTATTGCCCTTCAGGCAAAACGGGGAATGTTTCATTTAATGAGTAAAAAAGAGCAGGAAGATTTCACTGATGAATATATTAAGGTACTGCAGATAAAAACAGCCAGCAGAGAAACTCCTATTAAACAGCTGTCAGGCGGCAACCAGCAGAAGGTGATTCTGGGAAGATGGCTTCTTACAAATCCGGATTTCCTGATTTTGGATGAGCCTACCAGAGGTATTGATATTGGAACGAAAACAGAGATTCAGAAGCTGGTGCTGGAGATGGCTGATAAAGGAATGGCCGTTATGTTTATTTCTTCTGAAATTGAAGAGATGCTTCGTACCTGCAGCCGTATGGCAGTTTTAAGAGACGGTTCTAAGGTAGGAGAGCTTTCAGGCAATGAACTGAATCAGGAATCTATTATGAAGACAATCGCAGGAGGTGGAAAATAA
- a CDS encoding ABC transporter substrate-binding protein, with product MKKRTLALCMGIAVTAAMTAGCGGGEKATEAPAATEAPADTEAADAADTETEAEAEDAGAEGGSDDLIVVGYAQVGAESDWRTANTESFKSTFTEENGYKLIFDDAQQKQENQIKAIRSFIQQDVDYIVVAPVVETGWETVLEEAKEAGIPVILSDRQMKVSDESLYECWVGGNFVKEGETAGDWLADYLEAQGRGEEEINIVTIQGTIGASAQVGRTEGFGNKLAEHSNWKMLDMQSGEFTQAKGQEVMESFLKSYDDIDVVVCENDNEAFGAIDAIKAAGKTCGPDGDIIIFSFDAVKAAFDAMIAGDLNAAFECNPLHGPRVAEIIQKLEAGEEVEKIQYVDEAYFDTTMDLEEIVKTRAY from the coding sequence ATGAAAAAAAGAACTTTAGCATTATGCATGGGTATTGCTGTAACAGCTGCAATGACAGCAGGCTGCGGCGGCGGTGAGAAAGCAACAGAAGCTCCTGCAGCAACAGAGGCTCCTGCTGACACAGAAGCAGCAGACGCAGCTGACACAGAAACCGAGGCTGAAGCAGAGGACGCTGGTGCAGAAGGCGGTTCTGATGATTTAATCGTAGTAGGATATGCACAGGTTGGCGCAGAATCTGATTGGAGAACAGCTAACACAGAATCTTTCAAGAGCACATTTACAGAAGAGAACGGATACAAATTAATTTTTGACGATGCACAGCAGAAACAGGAAAACCAGATTAAAGCTATCAGAAGCTTTATTCAGCAGGACGTTGATTATATCGTAGTAGCTCCTGTAGTTGAGACAGGATGGGAGACAGTTCTGGAAGAAGCTAAGGAAGCAGGCATTCCTGTAATCCTTTCCGACAGACAGATGAAGGTTTCTGATGAATCCCTGTATGAGTGCTGGGTAGGCGGAAACTTTGTAAAAGAAGGTGAAACAGCAGGCGACTGGCTGGCAGATTATCTGGAAGCTCAGGGACGCGGCGAAGAGGAAATTAACATTGTTACCATTCAGGGAACCATCGGCGCTTCCGCACAGGTAGGACGTACAGAAGGTTTTGGAAACAAACTGGCTGAGCATTCCAACTGGAAAATGTTAGATATGCAGTCTGGTGAATTTACACAGGCAAAGGGCCAGGAAGTTATGGAATCCTTCCTGAAATCCTATGATGATATTGACGTAGTTGTTTGTGAGAACGACAATGAAGCATTTGGCGCTATTGACGCTATTAAGGCAGCAGGAAAAACTTGCGGACCAGACGGCGACATCATTATCTTCTCCTTTGACGCTGTTAAAGCAGCATTTGACGCTATGATCGCAGGCGACTTAAACGCAGCATTTGAGTGCAACCCACTTCACGGACCACGTGTAGCTGAAATCATTCAGAAGCTGGAAGCAGGCGAAGAAGTTGAAAAGATCCAGTACGTAGACGAAGCATACTTTGATACAACTATGGATCTGGAAGAAATCGTTAAGACACGTGCTTATTAA
- a CDS encoding sensor histidine kinase translates to MSRKRWSLKQRLLLLNAIVMVPLGVLAIYLIVVMKDFTGAYNQIVKNVTAINNYNLNFKEEMDYAMYRVVIGSVSFDELKKGDKIDDIYSSVVKNPYLMIEEAREDFKNLELVITNPNSAGKIQGILTSLDSLEHAINKLEENLKYQYGQEKYEGQENGNLRSVYTENMNLLENDVRSTTTMIQEFVQQYIYYETQSFETIRIDLERQVGQAVMLSAILLAASLLAGGLVSGKIVDSVTGPIKGLCMAAEEMGEGDFDSRIEVESGDEIQILAKGFDQMRGKIKTLIQDVKIEQSNLRATELKLLQVQINPHFLYNTLDAIVWMAEGGQNKEVISMTTSLSDFFRTALSGGRDFITVAEEEKHVHSYLRIQRYRYQDILEYKIHIDQELYPCRVLKMTLQPIVENALYHGIKNKRGKGMIQIRGYEKDGKVIFEVEDNGIGMTEEKLKNLRWKIRNYTGEGEEGRGFGLVNVEERLKLNYGKEYGLHIDSKEGKGTIVYICVPKDIAPTS, encoded by the coding sequence ATGAGTCGTAAAAGATGGTCCTTGAAGCAAAGGCTTCTTTTGCTTAACGCTATTGTGATGGTGCCTTTAGGGGTTCTGGCAATTTACTTAATAGTGGTTATGAAGGATTTTACCGGGGCTTACAATCAGATTGTAAAAAACGTTACGGCAATTAATAATTATAATCTGAATTTTAAGGAGGAAATGGATTACGCCATGTACCGGGTGGTGATCGGCTCTGTTTCCTTTGACGAGCTGAAAAAGGGGGATAAAATTGACGATATATATTCCAGCGTAGTTAAAAATCCTTATTTAATGATTGAGGAGGCCAGGGAAGACTTTAAAAACCTGGAGCTGGTGATTACAAACCCAAACAGCGCGGGAAAGATTCAGGGGATTTTAACCAGCCTGGACAGCTTGGAGCACGCCATTAATAAGCTGGAAGAAAATTTAAAGTATCAATATGGCCAGGAAAAGTATGAAGGCCAGGAAAATGGAAATCTTCGGTCTGTTTATACAGAGAATATGAATCTGCTGGAAAATGACGTAAGAAGCACGACTACTATGATTCAGGAATTTGTGCAGCAGTATATTTATTATGAAACTCAAAGCTTTGAAACAATTCGTATAGATCTGGAAAGGCAGGTAGGGCAGGCGGTTATGCTTAGCGCTATTTTGCTGGCTGCCAGCCTGCTGGCAGGAGGACTGGTATCGGGAAAAATTGTGGACAGTGTGACAGGGCCTATTAAGGGGCTGTGTATGGCTGCAGAGGAAATGGGAGAAGGAGATTTTGATTCCAGAATTGAGGTGGAGTCAGGAGATGAAATTCAGATTCTGGCTAAGGGCTTTGACCAGATGAGAGGGAAAATTAAGACTTTAATTCAGGATGTAAAAATAGAGCAGAGCAATTTAAGAGCTACAGAGCTAAAGCTTCTCCAGGTTCAGATTAACCCTCATTTCCTGTACAATACCTTGGACGCTATTGTGTGGATGGCAGAAGGAGGGCAAAATAAAGAGGTTATTTCTATGACTACCTCCTTGTCAGATTTTTTCAGAACAGCGTTAAGCGGAGGCAGGGATTTTATTACTGTGGCAGAGGAAGAAAAGCATGTGCACAGCTATTTAAGAATCCAGCGGTACCGGTATCAGGACATTTTAGAATATAAGATTCATATTGACCAGGAGCTGTATCCCTGCAGAGTTTTAAAAATGACCCTTCAGCCTATTGTAGAAAATGCTTTGTATCATGGCATTAAAAATAAACGGGGAAAAGGAATGATTCAGATACGAGGATATGAAAAGGACGGAAAGGTGATTTTTGAGGTGGAGGACAATGGAATCGGAATGACAGAGGAAAAGCTGAAGAATTTGCGGTGGAAGATCCGCAACTATACTGGAGAAGGAGAAGAGGGCAGAGGCTTTGGGCTTGTTAATGTGGAGGAACGGCTGAAACTGAATTATGGCAAAGAATATGGACTTCATATTGACAGCAAAGAGGGGAAGGGCACAATCGTTTATATTTGCGTTCCGAAAGATATTGCACCAACTTCGTAA
- a CDS encoding response regulator: MLKVFLAEDEVIIRQGIKNTISWEKEGLEFVGDAGDGELAYPLILKTQPDILITDIRMPFMDGLELSRLVRQKLPSIKILILSGYNDFEYARQAIEIGVTDYLLKPISSSQLLEAVKKVAGIILEEQEQKKLLEQYQSDMEESLNLERVKLFGELVDRTVTIAEAVERGENLGLDFSAACYMVVVFSTFYTGDNHAYAEKRVRTDEEIRNFINREPGILLFERPVDGWFLVLKGEDQKEIEDLLERFRAAVEEAAAKETGIKYFGGIGETVMRLGDLRNSYAKASKAFAGRFFIDQNQMVTWNQVNGRSGTGGEQNLQIVDFSVNNKKLVEEFLKTGSEGEAEGFVDEYFEMVGGQNYNSLLLRQYVAMDIYFSVVQFLRGLGKEGAKLPETFGDANKITQVVAGVDTTKQYISQILKLAVSMRDTVSLDKYSEVIEGARKYIKENFSDDDISLNKVASQVGISPSYFSTIFRQECGQTFIDYLTKLRIEKACELLMCTSYRATEIADMAGYKDSHYFSYIFKKTMGCSPKKYRERRGGGMADES, translated from the coding sequence ATGCTGAAGGTCTTTTTGGCGGAGGATGAAGTGATTATCAGACAGGGAATTAAGAATACGATTTCCTGGGAAAAAGAGGGACTGGAATTTGTGGGGGATGCCGGAGATGGAGAACTGGCTTATCCTCTAATACTGAAAACACAGCCGGATATTTTAATAACAGATATTAGAATGCCTTTTATGGACGGTTTAGAGCTTAGCCGTCTTGTAAGGCAGAAGCTTCCGTCTATAAAAATTCTGATTTTAAGCGGCTACAATGATTTTGAATATGCCAGGCAGGCCATAGAAATCGGGGTTACAGATTACCTTTTAAAACCTATTAGCTCCAGCCAGCTGCTGGAAGCCGTAAAAAAAGTGGCCGGGATTATTTTAGAGGAGCAGGAGCAAAAAAAGCTGCTGGAGCAATACCAAAGCGATATGGAGGAGAGCCTGAACCTGGAAAGAGTAAAGCTGTTTGGGGAGCTGGTAGACAGGACGGTCACTATAGCGGAGGCTGTGGAAAGAGGGGAGAATCTGGGACTGGATTTTTCCGCCGCCTGCTATATGGTTGTGGTTTTCTCTACTTTTTATACAGGAGACAACCATGCCTATGCCGAGAAAAGGGTAAGAACAGATGAAGAAATCAGAAACTTTATAAATAGAGAGCCGGGAATCCTTTTGTTTGAAAGACCAGTAGACGGATGGTTTTTAGTGCTGAAGGGCGAGGACCAGAAGGAAATTGAAGATTTACTGGAAAGATTTAGAGCGGCAGTGGAGGAAGCTGCGGCGAAAGAGACAGGCATCAAATATTTTGGGGGAATTGGGGAAACAGTTATGCGTTTGGGAGACCTGCGCAATTCTTATGCAAAGGCCAGCAAGGCTTTTGCCGGCAGGTTCTTTATAGATCAAAACCAGATGGTTACATGGAACCAGGTAAACGGCAGAAGCGGAACTGGGGGAGAACAGAATCTGCAGATTGTGGATTTTTCTGTGAATAACAAAAAGCTGGTGGAAGAGTTTTTGAAAACAGGCTCTGAGGGAGAGGCAGAGGGGTTTGTAGACGAATATTTTGAGATGGTGGGAGGGCAGAATTACAATTCTCTGCTTTTGCGCCAATATGTAGCTATGGATATTTATTTTAGCGTAGTACAGTTTTTAAGAGGCTTAGGCAAGGAGGGGGCAAAGCTTCCGGAGACCTTTGGGGACGCCAATAAAATTACCCAGGTAGTAGCGGGGGTAGATACTACAAAACAGTATATCAGCCAGATTTTAAAATTGGCCGTCAGCATGAGAGACACGGTTTCCCTGGATAAGTATTCAGAGGTGATTGAGGGAGCCAGAAAATATATAAAGGAAAATTTTAGCGATGACGACATTTCCCTGAATAAGGTTGCTTCCCAGGTGGGCATCAGTCCCAGCTATTTCAGCACTATTTTCAGACAGGAGTGCGGCCAGACCTTTATTGATTATTTGACCAAGCTGAGAATAGAAAAGGCTTGCGAGCTGTTAATGTGCACCAGCTACAGGGCTACTGAGATTGCAGACATGGCCGGATATAAGGATTCTCATTATTTCAGCTATATTTTTAAGAAAACCATGGGCTGTTCTCCTAAAAAATACAGGGAGCGCAGAGGCGGAGGTATGGCAGATGAGTCGTAA
- a CDS encoding L-ribulose-5-phosphate 4-epimerase, producing MLEQLKKEVYEANMLLPKYNLVTFTWGNVSGIDRESGLFVIKPSGVDYDKLKPEDMVVVDLKGNVVEGSYRPSSDTPTHVVLYNSFKDIGGVVHTHSPWATSWAQAGKEIPCYGTTHADYIYGPVPCVRNLIKEEIDEGYETNTGVLIADYFKDKDYKAAPCVLCKNHGPFTWGKDAYEAVHNAVVLEEVAKMAARCQLINPQVEPAPQVLQDKHYYRKHGARAYYGQENK from the coding sequence ATGTTAGAGCAATTAAAAAAAGAAGTTTATGAAGCAAATATGCTGCTTCCAAAATATAATCTGGTAACTTTTACATGGGGCAATGTAAGCGGAATTGACAGAGAAAGCGGGCTGTTTGTAATTAAGCCCAGCGGCGTAGATTACGATAAGCTGAAACCTGAAGATATGGTAGTTGTGGACTTAAAGGGAAATGTAGTGGAAGGAAGCTACAGACCGTCCTCAGATACTCCAACCCATGTGGTGCTTTACAATTCATTTAAAGATATAGGCGGAGTAGTACATACTCATTCTCCCTGGGCAACCAGCTGGGCCCAGGCAGGCAAGGAGATTCCCTGCTATGGAACTACGCACGCAGATTATATTTACGGTCCTGTTCCTTGTGTAAGAAACCTGATAAAGGAAGAGATTGACGAAGGATATGAGACCAATACAGGAGTTTTAATCGCTGATTACTTTAAAGATAAGGATTATAAAGCTGCTCCCTGTGTTCTGTGCAAGAACCACGGCCCGTTTACATGGGGAAAGGACGCTTATGAAGCAGTTCACAATGCAGTAGTGCTGGAGGAAGTGGCGAAAATGGCCGCCCGCTGCCAGTTAATTAATCCTCAGGTAGAGCCTGCCCCTCAGGTGCTTCAGGATAAGCATTATTACAGAAAGCATGGAGCGAGAGCTTATTACGGACAGGAAAATAAATAA
- a CDS encoding xylulokinase, with product MSIQDIKNSIINGKTALGIEFGSTRIKAVLAGEDNAPIAAGNHDWENRYENGVWTYSLDDIWTGLQDAYGNMAADVKEKYGLELETVGALGFSAMMHGYMVFDKDKNLLAPFRTWRNTITEEASVKLTELFQFNIPQRWSIAHLYQAILNGEDHVKNISFQTTLAGYVHWMLTGEKAMGVGEASGMFPIDIETGTFDSRKIAQFNQLIADKNYPWKLEEILPAVMNAGQNAGVLTEEGAKLLDVTGKLKPGIPVCPPEGDAGTGMAATNSVAQRTGNVSAGTSVFAMVVLEKALAKVHPEIDMVTTPDGSAVAMVHCNNCTSDLNAWVSIFKEFAESFGMEVDMNKLFGTLYNKALEGDKDCGGLLAYNYFSGEHITGFEEGRPLFVRTPESRFNLANFMRVHLYTALGALKTGLDILLKEEGVQIDVLLGHGGLFKTKGVGQKIMAAAVDAPVSVMETAGEGGAWGIALLASYMVNKEEGETLAHYLSEKVFAGDTGSKLEAEKEDVEGFDAFIKRYKAGLPIERAAVDYLKADK from the coding sequence ATGAGTATTCAGGATATAAAAAATTCTATTATAAATGGAAAAACAGCTCTGGGTATTGAGTTTGGATCTACCAGAATTAAAGCAGTTCTGGCAGGAGAGGACAACGCCCCCATTGCTGCGGGAAATCACGACTGGGAAAACCGTTATGAAAACGGGGTTTGGACCTACAGCTTAGACGATATATGGACAGGGCTTCAGGACGCATACGGCAATATGGCGGCTGATGTAAAGGAAAAATATGGTTTAGAGCTGGAAACTGTGGGAGCCTTAGGGTTCAGCGCCATGATGCACGGCTATATGGTATTTGATAAAGACAAGAATCTGTTAGCTCCTTTCCGCACATGGAGAAACACAATTACAGAAGAAGCTTCTGTAAAGCTGACAGAGTTATTCCAGTTTAATATTCCTCAAAGATGGAGCATCGCTCATCTTTACCAGGCAATTTTAAACGGGGAAGACCATGTAAAAAACATTTCCTTCCAGACAACATTGGCAGGCTACGTTCACTGGATGCTTACTGGAGAAAAGGCCATGGGAGTAGGAGAGGCCTCTGGTATGTTCCCTATTGACATTGAAACAGGAACATTTGATTCCAGGAAAATCGCTCAATTTAATCAGCTGATCGCTGACAAAAATTATCCATGGAAACTGGAGGAGATTCTTCCTGCTGTAATGAACGCAGGACAGAACGCCGGCGTTTTAACAGAAGAAGGCGCAAAGCTTTTAGACGTAACAGGAAAATTAAAACCAGGCATTCCGGTTTGCCCTCCTGAGGGAGACGCAGGCACAGGAATGGCGGCTACTAACAGCGTGGCTCAGAGAACAGGAAATGTATCTGCCGGAACTTCAGTATTTGCCATGGTGGTATTAGAGAAGGCTTTGGCAAAGGTACATCCGGAAATAGACATGGTTACTACTCCTGACGGCAGCGCGGTGGCAATGGTTCACTGTAATAACTGTACCTCCGACTTAAATGCATGGGTGTCTATATTTAAAGAATTTGCAGAAAGCTTTGGCATGGAAGTGGACATGAACAAGCTGTTTGGAACTCTTTACAATAAGGCCTTAGAGGGAGATAAGGACTGCGGAGGACTTCTGGCATATAATTATTTCTCAGGAGAACATATTACAGGATTTGAGGAAGGCCGTCCTCTTTTTGTGAGAACTCCTGAAAGCCGTTTTAATCTGGCTAACTTTATGAGAGTGCACCTGTACACAGCCCTTGGCGCTTTGAAAACAGGACTTGATATTCTGCTGAAGGAAGAGGGAGTGCAGATTGACGTGCTTTTAGGCCATGGCGGATTATTTAAGACAAAGGGCGTAGGGCAGAAAATTATGGCGGCAGCCGTAGATGCTCCTGTATCTGTAATGGAAACTGCAGGGGAAGGCGGAGCCTGGGGAATTGCCTTATTGGCCTCTTACATGGTAAATAAAGAAGAAGGCGAAACCTTAGCCCATTATCTGTCAGAAAAAGTGTTTGCAGGAGATACAGGTTCAAAGCTGGAGGCAGAGAAAGAGGATGTAGAAGGCTTTGACGCATTTATTAAAAGGTATAAAGCAGGACTTCCTATTGAGAGAGCCGCTGTAGATTATTTAAAGGCAGACAAGTAA
- the araA gene encoding L-arabinose isomerase, producing the protein MVTGKNYKFWFCTGSQDLYGDECLRKVAEHSRIIVDNLNQSGVLPYEVVWKPTMITNEVIRKTFNEANADEECAGVITWMHTFSPAKSWILGLQEYRKPLMHLHTQFNEEIPYDTIDMDFMNENQSAHGDREYGHIVSRMGIERKVIVGHWADKNVQERIGSWMRTAVGVMESSHIRVMRVADNMRNVAVTEGDKVEAQIKFGWEIDAYPINEIAQYVEDVPKGDVNALVEEYYDKYDIILEGRDPEEFKKHVAVQAGIEIGFEKFLEERNYQAIVTHFGDLGSLKQLPGLAIQRLMEKGYGFGAEGDWKTAAMVRLMKIMAAGVKDAKGTSFFEDYTYNLVPGKEGILQAHMLEVCPTVADGPIGIKACPLSMGDREDPARLVFTSKEGHGIATSLIDLGNRFRLIINDVECKKTEKSMPKLPVATAFWTPEPNLQVGAESWILAGGAHHTAFSYDLTAEQMGDWAAAMGIEAVYIDKDTTIRSFKNELKWNSVFYR; encoded by the coding sequence ATGGTAACAGGAAAGAATTATAAATTTTGGTTTTGTACAGGATCTCAGGATCTTTATGGAGACGAGTGCCTGCGAAAAGTAGCAGAGCATTCCAGAATTATTGTAGACAATTTAAACCAGTCAGGTGTTCTGCCTTATGAGGTGGTGTGGAAACCTACTATGATTACCAATGAGGTAATCAGAAAAACTTTTAACGAGGCAAATGCAGATGAAGAGTGCGCCGGAGTAATTACATGGATGCACACATTTTCACCGGCTAAATCATGGATTCTGGGACTTCAGGAGTACAGAAAACCTTTAATGCATCTTCATACTCAGTTTAATGAAGAAATTCCGTATGACACCATTGATATGGACTTTATGAATGAAAATCAGTCTGCTCACGGAGACAGAGAGTACGGACATATTGTTTCCAGAATGGGTATTGAAAGGAAGGTAATTGTAGGCCACTGGGCAGATAAGAATGTTCAGGAAAGAATCGGCTCCTGGATGAGAACAGCTGTAGGCGTTATGGAAAGCAGCCATATTCGTGTAATGCGCGTTGCCGACAACATGAGAAACGTAGCTGTAACAGAGGGAGATAAGGTTGAAGCTCAGATTAAATTTGGCTGGGAGATTGATGCTTATCCAATTAATGAGATTGCTCAGTACGTAGAGGATGTTCCTAAAGGCGACGTAAACGCCTTAGTGGAAGAGTACTATGATAAATATGACATTATTCTGGAGGGAAGAGATCCGGAAGAGTTTAAAAAACACGTTGCCGTGCAGGCAGGAATTGAAATCGGCTTTGAAAAATTCCTGGAAGAGAGAAATTATCAGGCCATTGTAACTCATTTTGGAGATCTTGGCTCCTTAAAACAGCTTCCAGGTCTGGCTATTCAGAGATTAATGGAAAAAGGCTATGGTTTCGGAGCAGAGGGCGACTGGAAAACAGCTGCTATGGTGCGTCTGATGAAGATTATGGCCGCTGGAGTTAAGGATGCAAAGGGAACTTCATTCTTTGAGGACTATACATATAATCTGGTTCCCGGCAAAGAGGGAATTCTGCAGGCTCATATGCTGGAGGTTTGCCCCACAGTTGCAGACGGACCTATCGGCATTAAAGCGTGCCCGCTTTCCATGGGTGACAGAGAAGATCCTGCCCGCCTTGTATTTACATCAAAAGAGGGACACGGCATCGCCACATCCTTAATTGATTTAGGAAATCGCTTCCGTTTGATTATTAATGATGTAGAGTGCAAGAAAACAGAGAAATCTATGCCTAAGCTGCCGGTTGCAACTGCATTCTGGACACCAGAGCCAAATCTGCAGGTTGGAGCAGAAAGCTGGATTTTAGCAGGCGGAGCTCATCATACAGCCTTCTCTTATGATCTGACAGCAGAGCAGATGGGAGATTGGGCTGCCGCAATGGGCATCGAGGCAGTTTATATTGATAAGGACACTACAATCCGCAGCTTTAAAAACGAATTAAAATGGAATTCTGTATTTTATAGATAA
- a CDS encoding GntR family transcriptional regulator — protein MPVIPKYQIVVNWIKDKIYNSELGPGDKLESENELSQRFGISRQTVRHAISILEQEGLIESRQGSGSYVSNFLMNKKKGSRNIVIVSTYLGEYIFPNIIEGMERVLSEEGYGIQISFTHNKVENERKVLRRILDEMDVDGVIVEPTKSGLPNPNLEIYDEIVKKKIPVLFFNSYYPGLDLPHVCLDDRQAGYMATNYLLELGHRKIAGIFKSDDGQGRLRYQGYLDALMEKGIHLKDEHIIWIDTEDEKTLVKDDKRVLRRLKGCTACVPYNDTIAYSVETICLRNNIRIPEDLSIASIDNSELAKLCEVPVTSVVHPMGALGERAAKHMLELIKDNSFDATYEYEPEICIRDSCRRLE, from the coding sequence GTGCCTGTAATTCCTAAATATCAGATAGTTGTAAACTGGATAAAAGACAAAATATATAACAGCGAGCTAGGGCCAGGAGACAAGCTGGAGTCTGAAAATGAGCTGAGCCAAAGGTTTGGCATCAGCAGGCAGACAGTGCGCCATGCTATTAGCATACTGGAGCAGGAGGGCCTGATTGAAAGCCGTCAGGGAAGCGGAAGCTATGTAAGCAATTTCCTGATGAACAAGAAAAAAGGCAGCAGAAATATTGTAATTGTCAGTACATACCTGGGCGAATACATTTTCCCTAATATTATTGAGGGGATGGAAAGGGTTCTCAGTGAAGAAGGCTACGGCATACAAATTTCATTTACCCACAACAAGGTAGAAAATGAAAGAAAAGTTCTGCGGAGAATCCTGGATGAAATGGACGTGGACGGGGTGATTGTGGAGCCTACAAAAAGTGGGCTTCCCAACCCTAATTTAGAAATATACGATGAAATCGTAAAAAAGAAAATACCTGTTCTGTTTTTTAACAGCTATTACCCTGGTTTAGACCTGCCTCATGTGTGTTTGGACGACAGACAGGCAGGATATATGGCGACTAATTATCTGCTGGAGCTGGGACATAGAAAAATAGCCGGAATATTTAAGTCTGATGACGGACAGGGCAGACTAAGATATCAGGGATATCTGGATGCGCTGATGGAAAAAGGAATCCATCTGAAGGATGAGCATATTATCTGGATTGATACAGAGGATGAGAAAACACTGGTAAAGGACGACAAGCGGGTGTTAAGAAGGCTGAAGGGCTGTACAGCCTGTGTGCCTTACAACGACACAATTGCATATTCTGTGGAAACTATATGTTTAAGAAATAATATTCGGATTCCGGAGGATTTGTCTATTGCCAGTATTGACAACTCAGAGCTGGCAAAGCTGTGCGAGGTGCCTGTAACCTCTGTGGTTCATCCTATGGGTGCGCTGGGGGAGCGGGCGGCTAAACATATGCTGGAATTAATAAAAGACAACAGCTTTGACGCTACATATGAATATGAACCGGAGATTTGCATCAGGGATTCCTGCCGCAGACTGGAATAG